AATTGGTTTTATGAGATCTGGTGCATTTGTTACAGTAACGGTGCAAGATGCACTCACGTTACTATCAGCTTCTGATGAGGCTGTTATTTGAACAGTTCCCTTTCCAATTGCAGTAATTTTACCATTGCTATCTACTGTTGCTACACTTGTGTCACTGGATTTCCATTTTATATTTTTATTTGTAGTATTGTCAGGTGCAATTATAGCTTGTAGTGTATCTGTTTCTCCACCTTTTAATTCATCTGTTTCCTTATTTAAAGAAATCCCTGTTATTTTAGTGGTATAATCTAATATTTTATCATATACCTGAAAATTATCTAAATCAAAGGTTCCACCGCCTAAAGTAAAGTCCTCACCCTGTCCATTTGTTTCGTTTGCTTGTTCAGTGCCTACTGCTATTGGATTTACTAAGTCGTCAACATACATTTTTACCCCATTTAATGCATAATCCCCAGCATAACTAAGTACAATTGTATGCCATTTACCATCTAAATATTTTGATGCATCAGCAGTTAAGTTAATTGTGCTTTGTATACGATTTATATTTGCATTGTGGTATGTGATATAAAAGTTTAGGAAGTTATTCTGTAACTTTAAATTAACTCCATCTGATGAAGATATTATAGTACTTGTTCCTGTATTATTTTGAGGAAATCTAACATCAAACTTCATGCTTACATTCTTGGTTGGCATAGAAGAGGCAGAAATATTTACTTGACTATTGTCACTATTAAATCTTCTAAATATTTTACCATCTTCATTTACCAAACCTGTATTATTAACATTTGCAAAACTGTAGCTACTAGCTTCACTTCCTGTATCAGTTGTGAAATAAGCATTTGGTTCATCATTATCAAAAGTATATTGATGTATTGGTTTAGTCTCTTCTGATTTATATGTATTTACGTTTTTTACTGAATTAGCACTTAAATTATTTTTTTCTCTATGATTAATATTTGCTGTGGCTTTTGCCAAAACGCTTGATGCGC
The Clostridium felsineum DSM 794 DNA segment above includes these coding regions:
- a CDS encoding Ig-like domain-containing protein, whose translation is MNKKLRNTCIASMLLVLGSASSVLAKATANINHREKNNLSANSVKNVNTYKSEETKPIHQYTFDNDEPNAYFTTDTGSEASSYSFANVNNTGLVNEDGKIFRRFNSDNSQVNISASSMPTKNVSMKFDVRFPQNNTGTSTIISSSDGVNLKLQNNFLNFYITYHNANINRIQSTINLTADASKYLDGKWHTIVLSYAGDYALNGVKMYVDDLVNPIAVGTEQANETNGQGEDFTLGGGTFDLDNFQVYDKILDYTTKITGISLNKETDELKGGETDTLQAIIAPDNTTNKNIKWKSSDTSVATVDSNGKITAIGKGTVQITASSEADSNVSASCTVTVTNAPDLIKPIDEFTFDDDTVQLGGDHLVDTGNYNKNKIPSSYGYAHNTTIIKEDGRIFRRFNGDSSTADIFASSIPAKNVSMKFDVRFSQNNTETNTIISTSDGINLKLENNSLNFYIAYHNTNMNRIQSTINLTADASKYLDGKWHTIVLSYAGNYALNGVKMYIDDLVNPVAIGTEQANETNGQSENFTLGSGTFDLDNFQVYDTILN